The Bacteroidales bacterium genome contains the following window.
TTTTGCCGGATATTCCTTTCCCCAGCACCGTATAAGGTTTGCTTTCAGAAAGTTGACCATCACCTTGTCGCGGAACATACTGACGGCCTCATCCGCTCCTGAAGAAAGATCCGGCACCCAGCGGAAAAGGTCTTCGTTGCCCGTGTAAACCGTTGCCATCTCCTTATTGACGCAATCCATCCCGATGCTCAGAAAGGCATAACCTTCCGGATCGACAAGCCACCAGCGGGTTCCGTCAAAATGCGTATGGAAAAAACCTGTTCGGTCAAACTTCATCTCCTTCCATCCTCCGTAAATGCTCCAGGAAGAAGGGTAGGCTGAGAGAGAAAATTCCTTTTCGAGGCCGGACAGCTTTTCCTTTGCTTCATCAATGCCGGACAATTTTTCCGGCCACAGTTTTTCATTCCATTGCCCCAGGGAATCCACATAATAATATCCGGGGCCGGGAAGAGGTTCCGGGAGTTGTCCGGTGAGATAACACCGGCCAAGCATTACCACCGGAGCAAAATCATTGGAGCTGAACGGTTCAAGGGAAAGGGTAATCTTCTCCACTTCATCAGCACCTATCCTGTGTCCGCTTACGGTTCCTTTTAGCTGTCGCGGAAAACGCGGCAGAAAAACATGCTGGGCATCCAGATACGATAAAGGGAAAATAAGGTTTGTTTCCAGCTTGGGATTGATGCCGATTCTGGCCGTAAGGCGCGGAACATCAGGATCGCCTTTTGCATAAAACCGGAGATGAAAAATGACGCTGTACAGGTTTTCATGCCGCACCTGCAGTACCAGATACTGATACCGGGCTAAAGGCATATCGTTCCCGCCGGAAAAAAGCGGGAGCTCATTATTTGCATCAACAGGTTCCAGCAGCAATTCCGCATTTCCGGATCCGGCAGAACGAAAGGGCAATATTCTCAATCCTGCCGCCTGCACGGTATCAGGCTGAAGAACATAAACTGTCTGTGCCCGCAGACCTGCGACCGGCATCAGCAAAATACCGAGAAGAATTTTCCTCAGCATTGGCCAGAAGTTATTCTTCCGTAATAAGAACATCCCATGGAGCCAGGGTTACTGTCTGCCCGCGCAGGTAGTTCGTGCCGGTCAGCAGATCGTTTCCTTTGGCAAAGGGATACGCAAACTGATGCGGTTCCGAAGAATAATTGAAGAAATAATGCACCTGCCTGCCCAGATCATTTGTTCCCGACTTAACAATGAGCGGGTAATGCAGTTGCATGGCCGGATCGGAAATACCGGCTTTCTCAATTTCACGCCTGAAAAGGGCTTCATACAGAGGTATTGTCAGGTTGGTTCCCACATAGGTAACCGTCCCCTTGCCAAAACGGTTGGTTGTTATGGCCGGATACTTCCCGAAGAAGGGATGATCATACCGGGCAACCACTTCGGCTGTTTCGGGAATCAGAAATTCACACCAGTCGGTGGCTTTATTGTCTTCTTCGCTTACACCGAAGGGATTATCTTTCAGCGGCAAAGCGGAAATACTGGAAAACTCCTGATACCTGAATCCGCAAGCTTCGCGCAGGGGCCCGGGCATCATGACCGGCCTTACGGCATTGTATTCGTTGCAGAAACCGCTCTTAAATCCCAGCACTACATGGCCGCCGTTCTTCACATAGTCAACAATCTTCACCAGCAGGGAATCGGGGGCTACATAAAGCGAAGGAATGATCACAAGGCTGTAGTTGCTGAAAGGGCTTTTCCCGGGAAAAATAAAGTCCACACCGGCATTCATCCTGTAAAGGGCTTTGTGCATGGGAAGCACCAGGCGGTTGTGGTAAATATGGCTCCCGTCGGCAAAGGGCATGAACTGAAGGCCCCAGGCTGCATCATGGCTGTAAAGAATAGCAATTTTATTCTGTTTCTTCAGGTTGACCAGGTGGCTTCCCACCTTCTCCAGTTCGTGGGCCGTCCTGCTCACCTCATTATAGGCCCTGTTCGGCTCCAGATCGTGCGAAAGAACCCCTTTCCAGTAAGTTTCCTGCCCGTAATGGAGGGAATGCCAGTGCCAGTATTCTACCATGTTGGCCCCTGAGCCGAGGTGGGCATATACGTTCATCCTGAGTTGGCCATCGTAGGGAGGTTTCTGGTACTTCGAATCCCAGCCGATGGTCTGGGCATTGGTTTCCGTAATCAGATAGTTAGATTGCTTCACACTGCGGAAATAGTCTCCGGCAAAAGCAATTTCCTCTCCGGTAAGTTCATCCTGCGAGCCATGATATACATTGATCGACATCACATCGAGATGCCGGCCCGAAGCGATCTGGTCGAGGTCGAATACTGCCGGCATGAAGCAGTGGGTGATAAACTGGTCGGGGCGTTTATATTCCCGTACGATATCGGCCTGCCAGGTAAGATAATCGGCAATCACTTTTCTTTTGTACCTTTCCCATTCGAGCTTATAGGAAGGACTTGTGGCCCCGTCGCGCACCGGAAATTCATCCCATCCGTTGAGGGTCATTCCCCAGTACTGCAGGCCCCAGAGCTTGTTAACCGCCTCAATGCTCTTATAACTGTCTTTCATATAATCAACAAACCCCAAAAAGAAATCGCGGTTGTTGGCGCCGTAGGTAGTGGTTTCGTTATCAACCTGGTAACCGATAATGGCCGGATGGTTTGCATAATGCTCCATCATCTTCCGGATGATGCGCTCGGCATAAAAACGGTAGGCCGGACTGGTTATGTCCATGTTCTGCCTGATTCCGTAATACGCCCTGCTCCCACCCTGGTACTCGGCAAGTACCTCCGGATGCTTGTGGGCAAGCCAGGCCGGAATGGAATAGGTGGGCGTCCCCAGAATGACCTTGATGCCCGCCTTATGCAGCCTGTCAATGATCCGGTCCATCCAGGCAAACTGAAATTCCCCTTCCCGGGGCTCGAACAGGCTCCAGGTCGATTCTCCAAGCCTGACAACCGAAATGCCTGCCTGCTTCATCAGTTCCACATCCCTGTCAAGCCTGTCGTAAGGCATATATTCCTCATAAAATGCCGCTCCGTATAAAACATTCTTCATGGCCGGCATCTGGGCTGACAGAACCATGGGTAAGGTTGCCAGCAAAAAAAACAGGAATTTTTTCATCATAGCACGTATTGTTTTAAACTATCGGGTTGGTTAATTGTCTCTTCATTCCTTTGTTGTTGCACGCCCGTCTCTGCCACCGGCCGCTCTTCAGGAGATGCTGAAAACCCGGGTTTTGCAACATTTCCAGTATAGGTGCAATTTATAAATCTTTTCTGATGTGCGGTTTTTTTTCTATTTTGGCGTTGCAAAAAATTGCTTCT
Protein-coding sequences here:
- a CDS encoding beta-galactosidase is translated as MKNVLYGAAFYEEYMPYDRLDRDVELMKQAGISVVRLGESTWSLFEPREGEFQFAWMDRIIDRLHKAGIKVILGTPTYSIPAWLAHKHPEVLAEYQGGSRAYYGIRQNMDITSPAYRFYAERIIRKMMEHYANHPAIIGYQVDNETTTYGANNRDFFLGFVDYMKDSYKSIEAVNKLWGLQYWGMTLNGWDEFPVRDGATSPSYKLEWERYKRKVIADYLTWQADIVREYKRPDQFITHCFMPAVFDLDQIASGRHLDVMSINVYHGSQDELTGEEIAFAGDYFRSVKQSNYLITETNAQTIGWDSKYQKPPYDGQLRMNVYAHLGSGANMVEYWHWHSLHYGQETYWKGVLSHDLEPNRAYNEVSRTAHELEKVGSHLVNLKKQNKIAILYSHDAAWGLQFMPFADGSHIYHNRLVLPMHKALYRMNAGVDFIFPGKSPFSNYSLVIIPSLYVAPDSLLVKIVDYVKNGGHVVLGFKSGFCNEYNAVRPVMMPGPLREACGFRYQEFSSISALPLKDNPFGVSEEDNKATDWCEFLIPETAEVVARYDHPFFGKYPAITTNRFGKGTVTYVGTNLTIPLYEALFRREIEKAGISDPAMQLHYPLIVKSGTNDLGRQVHYFFNYSSEPHQFAYPFAKGNDLLTGTNYLRGQTVTLAPWDVLITEE